One Acetobacter oryzoeni genomic window, AGACAAAGAAACCATTCTTTTCTGTAAAAAAAACAATATTCACGTCTGGCAGCGTCCTAATGGCGGAATGGACTTTGGAGCATGGCGTTTTTTGTTCGAAAAAAACGTTGCGACTAACGCCCCATACATACTTTTAGCGAACGATAGTATCTTCGGGCCATTTCGGCCGCTTACCAACATGCTAAAACAAGCCCGTGCATATACGCGCCCCGCGTGGGGGCTTGTTGCCTCACGACTTGTTACGCCGCACTTACAATCATGGTTTGTTGGACTTTCACAGCAGACACTACAAGCAGCACCAGTGCAGCGCGTTTTCTCCCTACCCTTTGAACAAATGAGCCGGAATGAAATTATCTGGCATGGCGAGTTAGGTTTATCTGTTGCACTGCAAGAGGCTGGTATTCCCCTTCAGGCCGCCTGGAGTGATTTGCAATCTCCCCTAGCTCGCTTTTTACCCACCAACCCTATGCACACGCACTGGTATTCCCTTGCTGCCTCTGGGCAAGTGCCTTTTATCAAGCGCGAACTTTTACGGAACAACAGCTTTGCCATCTCGAATTTGCACCGATGGCCAGAGGTTATTCCATTAAGCTGCGGATTTGACCCGCAATGGATTGCAGACAACCTTTGCAA contains:
- a CDS encoding rhamnan synthesis F family protein, giving the protein MQHLLNSPDPVSKNGSCDFSDTGLPPGSVCLFAAFAPDGILPIFTRFYLKNILDCGFILHLVLSGETPADKETILFCKKNNIHVWQRPNGGMDFGAWRFLFEKNVATNAPYILLANDSIFGPFRPLTNMLKQARAYTRPAWGLVASRLVTPHLQSWFVGLSQQTLQAAPVQRVFSLPFEQMSRNEIIWHGELGLSVALQEAGIPLQAAWSDLQSPLARFLPTNPMHTHWYSLAASGQVPFIKRELLRNNSFAISNLHRWPEVIPLSCGFDPQWIADNLCKNESRSAPVATTTKGQVLYNLISTADSLRWKVGHLKRSAR